A window of the Bacteriovorax sp. PP10 genome harbors these coding sequences:
- a CDS encoding phage holin family protein: protein MLKSLILFTLVLNIAFAKDRFSEADKKRFLDDVKQEIAEHKVENKGRVDLQIIKPGLYAELEEYLRQEKFTREELIKIKQNYETLSKDSSITSDKAEDAFYNFINKELDAINSKELAKVKEGAICNNWSCEDGFKCAPDPVQEAIGKLKKAGATCAESSECASNECVEATPGSKNKICEDVFRCFRPLALGESCMANPVCGNGACLPYNSMTSGIGESFARGSVCKKNSDCASNSCSAGICKDNFICKDCVSNGEKPQRGQKCCEGLYQNDKGMCVPDVPPSVIPQVRYAPIKKFFYVLTNALISNAEAQDVAVPTTAATVEEAVADKFINTGALNDNVNLKDEIKNNKTKYENFQAKSSTSATVDMNLEKATMKFEKRSDFKTCDMHFRDDFYNTLMSDGTFDYEVAMLGFDFVITGDADTDYWTESGKQDSSIYSRLKKIGIAHKLVRAETNKKVDYYNKKLTCMCLDVIGYDKIEDTSKKKFFSEQCDEYAKYKDPTTNYDELNGDASGVKAKRLIYAWTQNLTSFYMELTVDNSTTYGDMLAVSNWARSDAKWSTAKTENFDLFKFNIKGKGSSSVAALGGLVGALLAAGIIAILGGFATTSILSAWAAAGIITASAATGAGGLWMIASLKGAWITQRPEITDFHVAPRSYSCGKKQTCTEYTRTLVQPYNDVCGIHTSSNACLKSFVVVNENLESRYIVDPWVPYGVSKEAILKNQPVYADKMEEAFKAAKAAMISKNPGASGGGGKKGGGSFVAESYLSEVFVDATLVGRYVPALGPNLESTYFMNPDKIKLIKEAAKKFAIAEGFLKPTETANLESFANYAYEYHFLWPKKSNPGEISYPTVGLQTYLSYMAKEVSGKISTSTGKTAIGLSTLSQLHLKDLIATLKLYAEKPINQQDALKASLLSKEISKAEKELESLLTMNMMLDNKGLDSQLSTLNSTFVADQSKLAGASSANFTTEQTSFLKAIGNLRTSRKVQLKELDTYNKAMAASGDKERTTKMAAVSKSFSSKFANKSGSVFSSSGLGSSSSSSGTGSANALSDKAAKDASLNKQDAGGAYGSGTGALFGSGSRSSSGSSSGSGVESASGAGAATAATNEDEKRLADAIEARNQAKKDKYQSNEGQSLFEKVTNAYIRNYDKVLSKKKDKDVIEDKQ from the coding sequence ATGCTAAAAAGCTTAATTTTATTCACGCTGGTTTTGAACATCGCTTTTGCAAAAGATCGATTTTCAGAGGCCGATAAAAAAAGATTTTTAGATGATGTAAAGCAAGAGATCGCTGAACATAAGGTTGAAAACAAAGGCCGTGTTGATCTGCAAATTATTAAACCAGGCCTTTACGCTGAACTAGAAGAGTATTTAAGACAAGAAAAATTCACGCGCGAAGAACTCATCAAAATTAAACAGAACTACGAAACTCTTTCTAAAGATTCAAGCATCACTTCAGATAAAGCAGAAGATGCTTTTTATAATTTCATTAATAAAGAACTAGATGCAATTAATTCAAAAGAATTAGCGAAAGTTAAAGAAGGGGCCATCTGTAATAACTGGTCTTGTGAAGATGGATTTAAATGTGCACCGGATCCAGTTCAGGAAGCTATTGGTAAATTAAAAAAGGCCGGAGCAACATGTGCTGAGAGTTCTGAATGTGCATCTAATGAATGTGTTGAAGCAACTCCTGGAAGTAAAAATAAAATTTGTGAAGACGTCTTTCGTTGTTTTAGACCACTAGCTCTTGGTGAGAGCTGTATGGCCAATCCAGTGTGTGGAAACGGAGCATGTCTACCATATAACTCAATGACATCTGGAATCGGGGAGAGTTTTGCAAGAGGATCTGTTTGTAAGAAAAATAGTGACTGTGCTTCGAACTCTTGTTCGGCCGGAATTTGTAAAGACAACTTCATCTGTAAAGACTGTGTTTCTAATGGAGAAAAACCACAAAGAGGGCAGAAGTGCTGCGAAGGTTTATATCAAAATGATAAAGGGATGTGTGTTCCTGACGTTCCACCATCGGTTATTCCTCAAGTTCGTTATGCTCCGATTAAGAAATTCTTTTATGTTTTAACGAATGCTCTTATTTCAAATGCAGAAGCACAAGACGTTGCTGTGCCAACAACTGCGGCGACAGTTGAAGAGGCAGTAGCTGATAAATTTATTAATACTGGAGCTCTTAATGACAATGTTAATTTAAAAGACGAGATTAAAAACAATAAAACGAAGTATGAAAATTTTCAGGCAAAATCTTCAACTAGTGCAACAGTTGACATGAACCTTGAAAAAGCGACTATGAAATTTGAGAAGAGATCAGATTTCAAGACATGTGATATGCACTTTAGAGACGATTTTTATAATACGTTGATGAGTGATGGGACTTTTGATTATGAAGTGGCCATGCTGGGTTTTGACTTTGTTATTACGGGAGATGCGGATACAGACTACTGGACTGAAAGTGGAAAGCAGGATTCGTCAATCTACTCTCGTTTAAAGAAAATTGGTATCGCTCATAAACTAGTTCGTGCTGAAACAAATAAAAAAGTTGATTACTACAATAAGAAACTGACATGTATGTGTCTGGACGTTATTGGTTATGACAAAATTGAAGATACATCTAAAAAGAAATTCTTTTCTGAGCAATGTGATGAGTACGCAAAATACAAAGATCCTACAACAAACTATGATGAATTAAATGGCGATGCTTCAGGTGTAAAAGCAAAAAGATTAATCTATGCCTGGACTCAAAACCTGACATCTTTCTATATGGAGTTAACTGTTGATAACAGCACTACATATGGAGACATGCTTGCCGTTTCAAATTGGGCACGTAGTGATGCCAAGTGGTCGACTGCTAAAACAGAAAACTTCGACTTGTTTAAATTTAATATTAAAGGAAAAGGAAGTAGTAGTGTGGCGGCCCTTGGTGGTCTTGTCGGTGCTCTACTTGCCGCAGGTATCATTGCCATCTTAGGTGGATTTGCAACTACATCAATTCTTTCAGCTTGGGCAGCAGCAGGTATTATTACAGCTTCAGCTGCGACAGGGGCCGGTGGATTGTGGATGATTGCTTCACTAAAAGGAGCATGGATTACACAGAGACCAGAGATCACAGACTTTCATGTTGCTCCAAGAAGTTATAGCTGTGGGAAGAAACAAACATGTACAGAGTACACTCGTACACTTGTTCAGCCATATAACGATGTTTGTGGAATCCACACTTCATCAAATGCTTGTTTAAAATCATTCGTCGTTGTTAATGAGAACTTAGAGTCACGTTACATCGTTGACCCATGGGTTCCATATGGTGTTTCGAAAGAAGCTATCCTAAAAAATCAACCAGTCTACGCTGATAAAATGGAAGAGGCATTCAAGGCCGCTAAAGCTGCCATGATTTCTAAAAATCCAGGAGCATCAGGTGGTGGTGGTAAAAAAGGTGGAGGATCTTTCGTTGCTGAAAGTTATCTTTCAGAAGTGTTTGTCGATGCAACTTTAGTGGGAAGATATGTTCCAGCTCTAGGGCCTAACTTAGAAAGTACATATTTTATGAACCCGGATAAAATTAAGCTTATTAAAGAAGCTGCAAAAAAGTTTGCGATTGCTGAAGGATTTTTAAAACCAACGGAAACAGCTAACCTTGAATCTTTTGCAAACTACGCTTACGAATACCATTTCTTATGGCCGAAAAAATCTAATCCTGGTGAGATCAGTTACCCGACAGTAGGGCTTCAGACTTACCTAAGTTACATGGCAAAAGAAGTATCGGGAAAAATCTCTACGAGCACAGGTAAAACGGCGATTGGTTTATCTACTTTAAGCCAATTACATTTAAAGGATTTGATCGCGACTCTTAAGTTATATGCTGAGAAGCCAATTAACCAACAAGATGCTCTGAAAGCGTCACTACTATCTAAAGAGATTTCTAAAGCTGAAAAAGAGCTTGAAAGCTTACTTACTATGAACATGATGTTGGATAATAAAGGCCTAGACTCACAACTTAGTACACTGAATTCTACTTTTGTTGCTGATCAATCAAAATTAGCTGGAGCTTCGAGCGCTAATTTTACTACAGAACAAACAAGCTTCTTAAAAGCGATTGGGAATTTAAGAACTTCAAGAAAAGTGCAGTTAAAAGAACTTGATACTTACAATAAGGCGATGGCAGCAAGTGGAGATAAAGAGCGTACTACTAAGATGGCCGCGGTTTCAAAAAGCTTCAGTTCGAAGTTTGCGAATAAATCAGGTTCAGTGTTTAGCAGCTCAGGTCTTGGTTCGTCATCATCATCGAGTGGAACAGGGTCTGCAAATGCATTAAGTGATAAAGCTGCAAAAGATGCATCGTTAAATAAACAAGATGCTGGTGGAGCATATGGTTCTGGAACAGGTGCACTTTTTGGAAGTGGATCAAGATCTAGTTCGGGATCATCATCGGGAAGTGGAGTGGAATCTGCTAGCGGTGCAGGGGCAGCGACGGCCGCAACAAATGAAGATGAGAAGAGACTGGCCGATGCTATTGAAGCAAGAAACCAGGCGAAAAAAGATAAGTACCAGTCCAATGAAGGACAGTCACTTTTTGAAAAAGTAACCAATGCTTATATCAGAAACTACGATAAGGTGTTGTCGAAGAAAAAAGACAAGGATGTCATTGAAGATAAACAATAA
- a CDS encoding ABC1 kinase family protein: MDLIKAGIGISKTIRNVGRLQEIVMVFARNGFDEFITNNTTNKIPNFVLPKSKKRLTEELANKSEKDWNQVVGFRLRKCFEELGPAFIKFGQLLSSREDLFHPSFIEEMRMLRDKVKPVAFEEVRNIIESAVGKTVEQAFKSVQKEAIGTASIGVVFRAVLHDGTPVVIKVRRPGIEKEIETDFSILMFLAIQAERVSKELKYLGISRVVNDFALTLHRELNFHVEALNCERLRKNIEKHDTQNFYYIPRVFKEYSSEGVLVIEELIGTPFSNQEAILAKKAEIIPKMEYGVRLFLKTFLKDGFFHADLHGGNFFYLDDGKIGLIDFGLMGSLSKSGRHHFIAIIYAILSYNYENLVYEFLDVAEYETIPDTDALIRDVREALSPFVGLSVKQTNFSDLLAVVLSTLKKHQMYLPREWYIIFRALITLDGVGKQLGIDMNIFGILEDDIEEIIESTFSKDELMEEAAWAARDLTSTMRVLPRHIKWFLRDFAKKGYAIEVKNTGYEKELGAAVGALTFLGFACLSSVLIFTGVYLIGARDINDWTQIPTVSWIMWSLGVILFSSGISSLRR; this comes from the coding sequence ATGGATTTGATTAAAGCAGGTATTGGAATATCAAAAACGATAAGAAACGTTGGGCGACTGCAAGAAATTGTCATGGTTTTTGCACGCAACGGGTTTGATGAATTCATTACAAACAACACAACAAATAAAATACCAAATTTTGTTTTACCTAAATCAAAAAAGAGACTGACAGAAGAGCTGGCCAATAAGTCGGAAAAAGACTGGAACCAGGTTGTCGGATTTCGCCTGCGTAAATGTTTTGAGGAATTAGGCCCGGCCTTTATCAAATTTGGTCAGTTACTAAGTTCCCGCGAAGATCTCTTCCATCCATCATTTATTGAAGAAATGAGAATGCTTCGAGATAAAGTAAAGCCAGTTGCTTTTGAAGAAGTAAGAAACATCATCGAGTCTGCTGTTGGTAAAACTGTAGAGCAGGCGTTTAAGTCTGTTCAAAAAGAGGCCATTGGTACAGCGTCCATCGGAGTTGTCTTCAGAGCTGTTCTTCACGACGGAACTCCGGTTGTTATCAAGGTTCGCCGTCCGGGAATTGAAAAAGAAATTGAAACTGATTTCTCTATTTTAATGTTTCTGGCCATTCAAGCTGAACGAGTCAGTAAAGAGTTGAAGTATCTTGGAATTTCAAGAGTTGTGAATGACTTCGCTTTAACACTTCATCGCGAATTAAATTTTCATGTTGAAGCACTTAACTGCGAACGTTTAAGAAAAAACATTGAAAAACATGACACCCAAAATTTTTATTATATTCCACGTGTGTTTAAGGAATACTCCTCAGAAGGTGTTTTAGTTATTGAAGAGCTGATTGGGACTCCTTTTAGTAATCAAGAAGCGATCCTTGCTAAAAAAGCAGAAATCATTCCTAAGATGGAATACGGTGTAAGACTTTTCCTTAAAACATTTTTAAAAGATGGATTCTTTCACGCTGATCTTCACGGTGGAAATTTCTTTTATCTTGATGATGGAAAAATTGGATTAATTGATTTTGGGTTGATGGGAAGTTTAAGTAAGAGCGGAAGACATCACTTCATCGCTATTATTTATGCGATCCTTTCATACAACTACGAAAACTTAGTTTACGAATTTTTAGATGTGGCCGAATACGAAACGATTCCAGATACAGATGCGCTTATACGTGACGTAAGAGAAGCACTAAGTCCGTTTGTTGGTTTATCAGTTAAACAAACAAACTTCTCAGACTTACTAGCAGTGGTTTTAAGCACATTAAAGAAGCACCAGATGTATCTTCCAAGAGAATGGTACATAATCTTCAGAGCGCTTATTACGCTAGATGGAGTAGGCAAGCAGCTTGGTATCGATATGAACATCTTCGGGATTCTTGAAGATGATATCGAAGAAATTATCGAGAGTACTTTTAGTAAAGATGAGCTGATGGAAGAGGCCGCTTGGGCCGCACGCGATCTGACGTCAACAATGCGTGTTCTTCCACGCCATATAAAGTGGTTCCTACGTGACTTCGCTAAAAAAGGTTATGCCATTGAAGTGAAGAATACAGGTTATGAAAAAGAATTAGGAGCGGCCGTTGGTGCTCTGACATTTTTAGGATTTGCTTGTCTTTCTTCAGTACTTATTTTCACTGGTGTCTATTTAATTGGCGCCAGAGATATTAATGACTGGACACAGATCCCAACTGTGAGTTGGATCATGTGGAGCTTAGGAGTCATACTCTTCTCCTCGGGCATATCTAGTTTACGCCGCTAA
- the greA gene encoding transcription elongation factor GreA gives MAELPITLAGKTKLEAELNQLVKVEREELKVSISEARELGDLKENAEYHSAKEKQAIVEGRIAQLQGILARSRVVEVSKIKSTKIVFGATVTVLDVAKDASITYRIVGEDESDSRENKISFTSPLGKALIGKEEGDTVIVKAPKGDVEFEIESFEFID, from the coding sequence ATGGCCGAATTACCAATTACATTAGCTGGTAAAACTAAATTAGAAGCAGAACTTAACCAACTGGTAAAAGTTGAACGCGAAGAACTTAAAGTTTCAATCTCTGAAGCTCGTGAGCTTGGCGATTTAAAAGAAAATGCTGAATACCATTCTGCTAAAGAAAAACAAGCAATCGTTGAAGGGCGTATCGCTCAACTTCAAGGTATCCTTGCTCGCTCTCGTGTAGTTGAAGTAAGCAAAATTAAAAGTACGAAAATCGTCTTTGGTGCAACAGTGACAGTACTTGATGTAGCAAAAGACGCTAGCATCACTTACAGAATTGTTGGTGAAGATGAATCAGATTCAAGAGAAAACAAAATTTCTTTCACTAGCCCATTAGGTAAAGCACTGATCGGAAAAGAAGAAGGCGACACTGTAATCGTAAAAGCACCGAAAGGTGACGTTGAATTCGAGATTGAATCATTTGAATTTATCGACTGA
- a CDS encoding ATP-dependent DNA helicase RecG — MNLSTEKKPSKKSLSWSSTLEDLHGPASKKSFEKLNLAGINELSDFLWVFPLRVVELPPLRSFDHIEEGRIFIGRAKILNVQAKPNFRIKGRGKAMLYNIMVHVQDVLSDKILTLKWFNSYGSITSKISKCTYIEFMGEASVFNGQSQFANPEFFPLETPDDPSPFSTVSNELKIQYPTVNTVAGIHIKKFIDKIPKDLWDNIPETLPRAVINKNHFLSLKDAFKVMHAKIKPTPELEAQAEKRLIYEEFFEDQLKIYLRRKYFKKPKAKKYEVSNEVYSTFAKLYPYELTDDQSKTLNDIRRDFISEHPMMRLVQGDVGCGKTTVAMIAAMIVIDNGGQVALMCPTEALAMQHYVSARELFGDDTVTFKLILGSTPAKEKKLIQAGLLNGEIDFIIGTHALIQETIQFKELGLAIIDEQHKFGVDQRIKLTSKGQGTHCLIMSATPIPRSLSLTQYGDLDISSIKTMPGGRKGHKTRIVTEETYQQYLNFINTRLSLDEQIYVVVPAINESAEQEFHNLIDTLERYKKYFPKYRVEGLHGQMKSDEKAEMFTKFKAHEIDLLVSTSVIEVGINVINATVMAIINPERFGLSSLHQLRGRVGRGDKPGFCFLVNDKQISSLSKERLKVIENNTDGFKIAEEDLKLRGEGDLFGTDQSGSQAQKRLANIVLHADILYQAREDAFDLIRNNDPDILGLLDKFSKDSRIFTTV; from the coding sequence TTGAATTTATCGACTGAGAAAAAACCATCTAAGAAATCCTTGTCATGGTCTTCAACTCTTGAAGACCTGCACGGTCCCGCCTCAAAAAAATCTTTCGAAAAATTAAATCTTGCCGGCATCAATGAACTCTCAGACTTCTTATGGGTATTCCCATTAAGAGTTGTTGAACTTCCTCCCCTTCGCAGTTTCGACCACATCGAAGAAGGACGCATTTTCATTGGGCGAGCTAAGATTTTAAACGTGCAGGCCAAACCAAATTTTCGCATCAAGGGCCGTGGCAAGGCCATGCTCTACAATATTATGGTGCATGTTCAGGATGTACTCTCAGATAAAATCCTCACACTTAAATGGTTTAACTCGTACGGATCAATCACCAGTAAAATTTCGAAATGCACTTATATCGAATTTATGGGTGAAGCTTCAGTTTTTAACGGACAGTCTCAGTTTGCAAATCCTGAATTCTTCCCATTAGAAACTCCTGATGACCCCTCACCATTTTCAACCGTCTCTAATGAATTAAAAATTCAGTACCCGACAGTGAACACTGTGGCCGGTATTCATATTAAAAAATTCATTGATAAAATCCCAAAAGATCTTTGGGACAATATCCCTGAAACACTTCCTCGTGCCGTGATTAATAAGAATCATTTTCTTTCACTTAAAGATGCTTTTAAAGTCATGCACGCTAAAATTAAACCGACTCCTGAGCTTGAAGCTCAAGCTGAAAAGCGTTTAATTTACGAAGAGTTTTTTGAAGATCAGTTAAAAATTTACTTGAGACGCAAATATTTCAAAAAACCTAAAGCTAAAAAATACGAAGTCAGCAATGAGGTTTACTCAACATTCGCGAAACTTTACCCATACGAGCTCACTGATGATCAAAGCAAAACGCTAAACGATATCCGTCGCGATTTTATCAGCGAACATCCAATGATGAGACTGGTTCAAGGTGATGTTGGTTGCGGTAAAACAACTGTCGCTATGATTGCTGCTATGATCGTTATTGACAATGGCGGCCAAGTGGCCCTGATGTGCCCGACAGAAGCTCTGGCCATGCAACATTACGTTTCGGCCCGTGAACTTTTTGGTGATGACACTGTCACTTTCAAATTAATCCTGGGATCAACTCCAGCAAAAGAAAAAAAGCTGATTCAAGCAGGTCTCTTAAATGGTGAAATTGATTTTATCATTGGAACACATGCTCTTATTCAGGAAACAATTCAATTTAAAGAACTGGGTCTTGCGATTATCGATGAACAACATAAATTTGGTGTTGATCAAAGAATTAAACTCACTAGCAAAGGACAAGGGACTCACTGCCTGATTATGTCAGCGACACCCATTCCAAGATCACTTAGTTTAACTCAATATGGTGACCTTGATATTTCTTCTATCAAAACAATGCCCGGTGGACGTAAGGGCCATAAGACCAGAATTGTGACTGAAGAAACGTATCAGCAGTATTTAAATTTTATCAATACCCGCCTCTCTCTCGATGAACAAATCTATGTTGTCGTTCCGGCGATTAACGAGAGTGCCGAGCAAGAGTTTCACAACTTGATTGATACGCTTGAGCGTTATAAAAAATACTTTCCGAAGTACAGAGTCGAAGGCCTTCACGGCCAGATGAAGTCTGATGAAAAAGCAGAAATGTTTACTAAGTTTAAAGCGCACGAAATAGATCTTCTGGTTTCAACAAGTGTTATTGAAGTCGGAATCAACGTCATCAATGCCACAGTTATGGCGATCATCAATCCTGAAAGATTCGGACTTTCTTCTCTTCACCAGCTAAGAGGAAGAGTTGGCCGCGGTGATAAACCTGGCTTTTGTTTCCTGGTTAATGACAAACAAATATCGAGCTTGAGCAAAGAGCGCCTTAAAGTTATCGAAAACAATACTGATGGATTTAAAATTGCCGAAGAAGACTTAAAACTTCGCGGTGAAGGTGACCTTTTTGGAACTGATCAATCAGGAAGTCAGGCACAAAAACGCCTGGCCAACATTGTTCTTCACGCCGATATTCTGTATCAGGCCCGCGAAGATGCCTTTGACCTCATCAGAAACAATGACCCCGACATCCTGGGTTTACTCGATAAATTCTCTAAAGACTCCCGCATCTTCACAACGGTATAA
- a CDS encoding FHA domain-containing protein yields MIHLEILTSSDPLAVGLYEFEYDHVHIGRSKKNDLIFLEKILPLNFMNLHIIQDSQGTHLVARSLTRSPFFFINGKKISGVLKVRHNDVIAFGDNQIKILDFHKNREEDDLSLAFSNFAKNAGELRFALDFIEEVLLDYEKASDV; encoded by the coding sequence ATGATTCATTTAGAAATTCTAACATCTTCTGATCCTCTGGCCGTCGGACTTTATGAGTTCGAATACGACCACGTTCATATTGGACGCTCGAAAAAAAATGACCTGATCTTTTTAGAAAAAATCCTGCCATTAAATTTCATGAATCTGCATATCATTCAAGACTCACAAGGCACGCATTTAGTTGCAAGAAGCTTAACCCGCTCTCCTTTTTTCTTTATTAACGGGAAGAAAATCAGCGGTGTTTTAAAAGTACGCCACAACGATGTGATCGCGTTTGGTGACAATCAAATAAAAATATTAGACTTCCATAAGAACCGTGAAGAAGATGACTTAAGCCTGGCGTTCTCTAATTTTGCCAAAAATGCCGGTGAACTTCGTTTTGCGCTAGATTTCATTGAAGAAGTTTTACTGGACTATGAAAAGGCATCAGATGTTTAA
- a CDS encoding alpha/beta fold hydrolase — MFKKSYPNYFYTSDGTRLFYNTNFPLNELNPEKPVMVFIYGLLCSNSHFKYQIPYFEELGYQILLHDYRFHFSSSQDGDIESCNFPNIARDLHELLADLNIKKTLFVGHSMGVNICLEHARRYPEDVSAQVLISGTVVPPQDIMFDSNIIDITMPYIEMFTKKYPELYKAVWKHSYKNPIAQYAIFDGGFNKKQVNIEFIQLYMKKISELPENLFFHLLKLMHDHDIINHLESIETPTLVIGGDKDKIIPNYLQQILTKHLPKSQLYIVKDGSHVPQADFPEMINHRINQFIKKSGILSGKKS, encoded by the coding sequence ATGTTTAAAAAAAGTTATCCCAATTATTTTTATACAAGTGATGGCACTCGTCTTTTCTATAATACGAACTTCCCACTGAACGAATTAAATCCAGAGAAACCAGTGATGGTTTTTATCTACGGACTTCTTTGCAGTAACAGTCACTTTAAATACCAGATTCCTTATTTCGAAGAATTAGGTTATCAAATCCTATTGCACGATTACCGCTTCCATTTTTCTTCATCACAAGATGGAGATATTGAAAGCTGCAACTTTCCCAATATCGCCCGCGACCTTCATGAACTTTTGGCAGATCTAAACATCAAAAAAACTCTCTTTGTTGGTCATAGTATGGGAGTGAATATTTGTCTGGAGCATGCCCGCAGGTATCCAGAAGACGTGAGTGCACAGGTGCTTATTTCCGGAACAGTTGTTCCTCCACAAGACATCATGTTTGATTCAAATATTATCGATATCACTATGCCGTATATTGAAATGTTCACTAAAAAATACCCGGAGCTTTATAAGGCCGTGTGGAAACACTCTTATAAAAACCCAATCGCTCAATACGCTATCTTTGATGGTGGATTTAACAAGAAGCAGGTGAATATCGAATTCATACAGCTCTACATGAAAAAAATAAGTGAGCTTCCTGAGAATTTATTCTTTCACCTTCTAAAGCTTATGCACGATCACGACATCATCAACCACCTGGAGTCTATCGAAACTCCAACCCTGGTTATTGGTGGTGATAAAGATAAAATTATCCCGAATTACCTTCAGCAGATTCTAACCAAACATCTTCCTAAAAGTCAGCTCTACATCGTTAAAGATGGCTCTCACGTTCCGCAAGCAGATTTTCCTGAAATGATTAATCACCGAATTAATCAGTTCATTAAAAAGTCTGGAATATTAAGTGGAAAAAAATCTTAG
- a CDS encoding TIGR04552 family protein, producing the protein MERPSYLQKYMFDWEIFDVVVGGKSALDTKNFLGPMSSNEQVNQFLKGYGLDPNDHVAKAELFGNFQEAMQFIRRYFLREGNPDGLDIKVPNSLLMISDIGQLFLMATDDNIVKKEDKLWAEAVLKVMHTIMHADKDLRSNYFNIVQTQIFDRFYKYVFRSDDNKLFIGVKGTDDVVPLVDFETKSKKTRESVIIKLLHKAENVAEELFDRVGVRFITHTRFDTLRLIRFLLEKNIVIPHNNKPSRAVNTMIDMVKFKEAHQGLLKMAIRNNLSEDRFLAAMERAAVESQKEPGESERNKHTSKAYQSIQFTCRQLIEYKNPFLQEFNDLRKFAKTCNPEENELARKVLNMDISLVARDIRFFYPYEIQVVDHEAFKANSQGDASHQEYKRHQVRSAMRRVFKSIIEYKQIQL; encoded by the coding sequence ATGGAAAGACCGAGTTACTTACAGAAATATATGTTTGATTGGGAGATCTTCGACGTTGTCGTCGGGGGTAAGTCTGCGCTCGATACAAAAAATTTCTTAGGGCCGATGTCTTCTAATGAACAGGTTAACCAATTCCTTAAAGGGTATGGTCTTGACCCGAATGATCATGTCGCTAAAGCAGAGCTGTTTGGAAACTTTCAAGAGGCCATGCAGTTTATCAGAAGATATTTTTTAAGAGAGGGGAACCCGGACGGACTTGATATTAAAGTTCCGAACTCGCTTCTTATGATCTCGGATATCGGCCAGTTATTTTTAATGGCCACTGACGACAACATCGTTAAGAAAGAAGATAAGCTTTGGGCGGAAGCGGTTTTGAAAGTCATGCATACAATCATGCATGCTGATAAAGACCTTCGTTCAAACTATTTCAATATTGTTCAGACTCAGATCTTTGATCGTTTTTACAAATATGTTTTTAGAAGTGACGACAACAAACTCTTTATTGGTGTGAAAGGCACTGATGATGTGGTTCCTCTAGTTGATTTTGAAACGAAATCAAAAAAGACCAGAGAAAGTGTCATCATTAAACTTCTACATAAAGCAGAGAACGTAGCGGAAGAATTATTTGATAGAGTTGGAGTTCGCTTCATTACTCATACTCGTTTTGATACGCTTCGCTTGATTCGCTTTTTATTAGAAAAAAATATAGTTATTCCTCACAACAACAAACCAAGCCGCGCGGTCAATACCATGATCGATATGGTGAAGTTTAAAGAAGCTCACCAAGGGCTATTAAAGATGGCGATCAGAAATAATCTTTCTGAAGACCGCTTCTTAGCTGCCATGGAAAGGGCCGCTGTTGAATCACAAAAAGAGCCGGGAGAAAGTGAGCGCAATAAGCACACTTCAAAAGCTTATCAGTCGATTCAGTTTACTTGCCGTCAGTTGATTGAATATAAAAATCCGTTTCTGCAAGAGTTCAACGATCTAAGAAAGTTCGCTAAGACTTGTAACCCGGAAGAAAACGAATTGGCACGTAAGGTTTTAAACATGGATATTTCTCTGGTGGCCAGAGATATCAGATTTTTCTACCCATACGAAATTCAAGTTGTGGATCATGAAGCTTTCAAAGCAAACTCGCAAGGGGATGCTTCTCACCAGGAATATAAACGTCACCAAGTCAGATCGGCGATGAGACGTGTATTCAAATCAATTATCGAATACAAACAAATCCAGCTCTAA
- a CDS encoding phosphatidylglycerophosphatase A family protein produces MNEANRPSLKRLDILFLSFFGVGFLPKAPGTWGTLATLPFLYGLGTFNPPYVLFIPFIIIMTIISSFIADIVQKKFNLHDPQFIVIDEVLGMTTAWLFIQKHNLLHLFILFALFRFFDIIKVWPASYFDKQVDHGAGTILDDIVSGVFAGVVYLVINYVFSIHLNLI; encoded by the coding sequence ATGAATGAGGCTAATCGACCATCCCTTAAAAGACTAGATATTCTTTTCCTTTCCTTTTTTGGAGTAGGTTTTTTACCAAAAGCTCCCGGAACGTGGGGAACTCTTGCTACGCTTCCTTTTTTATATGGACTCGGAACATTTAATCCGCCTTACGTTTTATTCATTCCTTTCATTATCATCATGACGATTATTTCATCTTTCATCGCAGACATCGTGCAAAAGAAATTCAATCTGCACGACCCGCAATTTATCGTGATCGACGAAGTTCTAGGTATGACGACGGCCTGGCTTTTCATTCAGAAACATAATCTTCTTCATCTTTTTATACTCTTTGCTCTGTTTCGTTTTTTCGACATCATTAAAGTGTGGCCTGCTTCTTATTTTGATAAGCAAGTTGATCACGGTGCGGGAACAATTCTCGATGATATCGTCAGCGGAGTCTTTGCTGGAGTGGTCTACTTGGTCATCAATTACGTATTTTCAATACATCTAAATTTAATCTAA